One Candidatus Aminicenantes bacterium DNA segment encodes these proteins:
- a CDS encoding NAD(P)H-dependent oxidoreductase subunit E, with the protein MSDSFDIRDILHEAGSRPRDLVGILHRIQDRFGHVPASVLPAVAKHVRMTSSEVYGVLSFYPRFHLRPPARHVVEVCLGTACHVRGGDAVAEELGRTLAIRPGETTTDGQIDLRTVNCLGCCAIGPVLHVDGRFEARVTAGRAREIVLGLRRVERKA; encoded by the coding sequence ATGAGCGACTCGTTCGATATCCGCGACATCCTGCACGAGGCGGGCTCGCGGCCGCGGGACCTTGTCGGCATCCTCCACCGCATCCAGGACCGTTTCGGCCATGTCCCGGCCTCGGTCCTGCCGGCGGTGGCCAAACACGTTCGAATGACCTCCAGCGAAGTCTACGGCGTCCTGTCCTTTTACCCCCGCTTTCATCTCCGGCCTCCGGCCCGCCATGTCGTCGAGGTCTGCCTGGGCACGGCCTGTCATGTCCGCGGCGGCGATGCCGTGGCCGAGGAGCTGGGACGAACCCTGGCCATTCGGCCTGGCGAGACGACGACCGACGGCCAGATCGACTTGAGAACTGTCAACTGCCTGGGCTGCTGCGCCATCGGCCCCGTCCTGCACGTGGACGGCCGCTTCGAAGCCCGGGTGACCGCGGGCCGGGCCCGCGAGATCGTCCTCGGCCTGCGGCGGGTCGAGCGGAAGGCATGA
- a CDS encoding sulfide/dihydroorotate dehydrogenase-like FAD/NAD-binding protein — MAHILERRRLVPNIHLIRIHAPEVARRCRPGQFIMVMADPDGERIPLSIADWDAAEGSVSAVFLLVGTSTQKLARLKAGDALAACAGPLGRPSEIAAFGTVLLVAGCYGIGALYPAARALRAAGNRLLLLADVKAGHLFYWQERFRELCDRVMTAERDLGGMSQEFASRTVAGVAAGEKRIDRVMVSGCAYLLASVSEATRPLGLRTIVSLNPVMVDGTGMCGACRCSIGGKTRFACVDGPDFDGHQVDWPELFRRRAAYLDDEIRSLCWWERETLP; from the coding sequence ATGGCGCATATTTTGGAACGCCGCAGGCTGGTCCCGAACATTCATCTGATCCGGATCCACGCGCCCGAAGTGGCGCGCCGATGCCGTCCCGGGCAGTTCATCATGGTCATGGCCGATCCGGACGGCGAACGAATCCCGCTCTCGATCGCGGACTGGGACGCCGCCGAAGGCTCCGTCTCGGCCGTCTTCCTTCTGGTCGGGACATCCACCCAGAAGCTGGCTCGACTGAAAGCGGGGGATGCGCTGGCCGCCTGCGCCGGGCCGCTGGGGCGGCCGAGCGAGATCGCGGCTTTCGGCACCGTTCTCCTCGTAGCCGGCTGCTACGGCATCGGCGCTCTTTATCCTGCGGCCCGGGCTTTGCGCGCGGCGGGCAACCGGCTGCTGCTCCTGGCCGACGTCAAAGCCGGACATTTGTTCTATTGGCAGGAGCGCTTCCGGGAGCTTTGCGACCGGGTCATGACGGCGGAGCGCGATCTCGGGGGCATGTCCCAGGAATTCGCGTCGCGGACAGTCGCGGGTGTCGCTGCCGGCGAGAAGCGAATCGACCGGGTCATGGTCTCGGGCTGCGCCTACCTCCTTGCCTCGGTCTCCGAAGCGACCCGCCCGCTGGGCCTGCGGACGATCGTCAGCCTCAACCCGGTCATGGTCGATGGGACCGGGATGTGCGGCGCCTGCCGCTGTTCAATCGGAGGGAAGACCCGATTTGCCTGCGTCGACGGGCCCGATTTCGACGGCCACCAGGTGGATTGGCCGGAGCTCTTCCGCCGCCGCGCCGCTTACCTCGACGACGAGATCCGGTCGCTTTGCTGGTGGGAGCGGGAGACCTTACCCTAG
- a CDS encoding 4Fe-4S binding protein: MMRLAHPGHLEDWRARLREEASSPARTIVVTAGTCGRASGAMELAEAVRAAIESRGLSGRIGLLITGCHGYCEWEPSLVVQPEGYFYGRLGPADAAEIVEKTGLQGRIVERLVYKEGPRSKAVTHLADLPFYRKQLRRLTEANLRLDPERIEDYVQQGGYGALAKAFFEMSAAGVIDEIKASGLRGRGGAGFPTGIKWQLGRDAAGRPKYVVCNADEGDPGAYMDRGLLEGNPHSVLEGMIIGAYAVGASEGYVYVRAEYPLAVANIRRAIERARELGLLGENILGSEVHFDVQVVQGAGAFVSGEETALIASIEGRRPHPRQRPPYPAESGLWGRPTTINNVETWASVVPIIDRGAGWFASVGTEKSKGTKIFSLVGRVRRTGLVEVPMGVSLRDIIDDIGGGALPGRTLKAVQTGGPSGGCLPAAGLGVAVDFEALARAGSIMGSGGLIAMDDRSCMVDVARFFLGFAAEESCGKCAPCRIGTRLMRGILDRIVAGLAVNSDLDRLEALAVTVQAASLCGLGRTSANPVLSTLRYFRDEYRAHVEDRVCPAGVCRALISLTIDPALCTGCGLCRKICPVDAIAGRPKTVHAIDPALCIKCGACVEACPPGIRAVRSGPVQAERKAPGRGRRRS, translated from the coding sequence ATGATGCGTCTGGCCCATCCCGGCCATTTGGAGGATTGGCGGGCGCGCCTGCGCGAGGAGGCCTCGTCCCCGGCCCGAACGATCGTCGTTACGGCGGGGACCTGCGGCCGGGCCTCGGGAGCCATGGAGCTGGCCGAGGCGGTTCGGGCGGCCATCGAAAGCCGCGGCCTCTCCGGCCGGATCGGACTTCTGATCACGGGCTGCCACGGCTATTGCGAATGGGAACCCAGCCTTGTCGTTCAACCGGAAGGCTACTTCTACGGCCGCCTCGGGCCTGCCGACGCGGCCGAAATTGTGGAGAAGACCGGGCTCCAGGGCCGGATCGTCGAGCGGTTGGTCTATAAGGAAGGGCCGCGGTCGAAGGCGGTGACCCATCTGGCCGACCTGCCCTTCTACCGCAAGCAGCTGCGGCGCCTGACCGAAGCCAACCTGCGGCTCGACCCCGAGCGGATCGAAGACTATGTCCAACAAGGCGGCTATGGGGCCTTGGCCAAGGCTTTCTTCGAGATGTCCGCCGCCGGCGTCATCGATGAGATCAAAGCCTCGGGCCTGCGCGGCCGGGGAGGCGCGGGCTTTCCGACCGGGATCAAATGGCAGCTTGGCCGGGATGCGGCCGGACGCCCGAAATATGTCGTTTGCAACGCCGACGAGGGCGACCCGGGCGCCTATATGGATCGGGGCCTGCTGGAGGGAAACCCGCATTCGGTCTTGGAGGGGATGATCATCGGGGCTTATGCCGTGGGCGCTTCGGAAGGATACGTCTACGTCCGCGCGGAGTATCCCTTGGCCGTGGCCAACATCCGGCGGGCCATCGAGCGGGCCCGGGAGCTCGGCTTGCTGGGGGAGAACATCCTGGGATCGGAGGTCCACTTCGACGTCCAAGTGGTGCAGGGCGCGGGCGCTTTCGTCTCGGGCGAAGAGACGGCTCTTATCGCCTCGATCGAAGGCCGCCGTCCGCATCCCCGGCAGAGGCCGCCGTATCCGGCCGAATCCGGCCTGTGGGGCCGGCCGACGACGATCAACAACGTGGAAACCTGGGCCAGCGTCGTACCGATCATCGACCGGGGCGCCGGCTGGTTCGCCTCGGTCGGAACCGAGAAAAGCAAGGGGACGAAGATCTTTTCGCTGGTCGGCCGGGTTCGCCGGACCGGCCTGGTCGAGGTCCCGATGGGCGTCTCCCTGCGGGACATCATCGACGATATCGGCGGCGGCGCCCTGCCTGGGCGGACCCTTAAAGCCGTCCAGACCGGCGGGCCTTCGGGCGGATGTCTGCCCGCCGCGGGCCTCGGCGTGGCCGTGGATTTCGAAGCCCTGGCCCGGGCCGGCTCGATCATGGGCTCGGGCGGCCTGATCGCCATGGACGACCGCTCCTGCATGGTCGACGTGGCCCGTTTCTTCCTGGGCTTCGCGGCGGAAGAGTCCTGCGGCAAGTGCGCTCCCTGCCGGATCGGAACCCGTCTGATGCGCGGGATATTGGACCGCATCGTGGCCGGCCTGGCCGTGAATTCCGATCTGGATCGGCTGGAAGCCTTGGCCGTGACCGTCCAGGCCGCCTCGCTGTGCGGCCTGGGACGAACTTCGGCCAATCCCGTCCTTTCGACCTTGCGCTATTTCCGGGACGAATACCGGGCCCATGTCGAAGACCGGGTCTGTCCCGCGGGCGTCTGCCGGGCGCTTATCTCCTTGACCATCGACCCGGCGCTCTGCACCGGCTGCGGCTTGTGCCGCAAGATCTGCCCCGTCGATGCGATCGCGGGCCGGCCCAAGACCGTCCATGCCATCGACCCCGCTCTCTGCATTAAGTGCGGGGCTTGCGTTGAGGCCTGTCCGCCCGGCATCCGCGCCGTCCGCTCCGGGCCGGTTCAGGCCGAGCGAAAAGCCCCGGGCCGCGGGAGGCGCCGGTCATGA
- a CDS encoding molybdopterin-dependent oxidoreductase, producing the protein MKAVIDGRPFETAGSATILEAARRLGISIPTLCDHPRLDPAAACRLCLVEIAGRREPVPACATNLEDGMRVATDTPSLRTLRRGVMEMILAEHPSACLFCEERRDCREPKAGIRKTGEPTGCVLCPKDGNCRLQDAAAAVGLERTAFPEAPRAAEPRRDDPLIDRDAGLCILCGLCVRVCRDLRGASVLSFIGRGGKTAVGTALDGTLLEAGCRFCGACVDVCPTGALLERSVRYRKVDEIKPIVCALCAEGCLLEAELDRGRLVGTRPADGSANRGQACVKGRFLTAEIHAFSGRSMTPLIRRAGHLIPAGWDEALAAAVAGLRAGSGPFAAIVSAWDSCEDLWALRALTRDGFGSTEFRLAGSPAPLGRIQAAAGIGPAEGLPDLPHAGLAGMKAIVVFDEDLPVTAPMVGLGVVQAVRRGARLIVFGPHETCLDRSAKVRVRAGSEEAAEFLLDLLAELSGSAAERGESGWAELRKALRVRSEGNRRERRAHPDEKTVRIAGILDKRKPAAFVFGPRFVAGESGRRNAAALWNLAELVGAELVPIAWEANARGGAALFGAEAASPTCGETMAAAGRLLLAADVPPAAVRPEAFVVALAAFEGRSSERADVVLPRTLFAEQDGTWVNREGRIQQSRAAVPPPGEARPVWRIAADLGRAIGRSPGPASADEIMSEIARTVPAFAGAAASRPGHNPVFLAWPKRPAGRFAAIPAAAAADEPAEPLGDPDGFHGLSAGTALKSLKAIRRR; encoded by the coding sequence ATGAAAGCCGTCATCGACGGGCGGCCTTTCGAGACGGCCGGATCGGCGACGATTCTGGAGGCAGCCCGGCGGCTGGGCATCTCCATCCCGACCCTCTGCGATCATCCCCGCCTGGACCCGGCCGCGGCCTGCCGTCTGTGTTTGGTCGAGATCGCGGGCCGCCGGGAACCGGTTCCGGCTTGCGCCACCAACCTTGAGGACGGCATGCGCGTGGCCACGGATACGCCCTCTCTGCGGACCCTGCGGCGCGGGGTGATGGAGATGATCCTGGCCGAGCACCCGTCGGCCTGCTTGTTCTGCGAGGAGCGGCGCGATTGCCGGGAGCCGAAGGCCGGCATCCGCAAGACCGGCGAGCCGACGGGGTGCGTCCTGTGTCCCAAGGATGGAAACTGCCGGCTGCAGGACGCGGCGGCGGCCGTGGGCTTGGAACGGACCGCGTTCCCGGAGGCGCCGCGGGCTGCCGAACCTCGGCGGGACGACCCCCTGATCGATCGCGACGCCGGCCTCTGCATTCTCTGCGGCCTGTGCGTCCGCGTCTGCCGCGATCTGCGGGGGGCTTCGGTCCTGTCCTTCATCGGCCGGGGAGGCAAGACGGCGGTCGGGACCGCGCTGGACGGGACTCTTCTTGAGGCGGGCTGCCGATTCTGCGGCGCCTGCGTCGACGTCTGTCCCACGGGCGCGCTCCTCGAACGATCCGTCCGCTACCGGAAAGTCGACGAAATAAAGCCGATCGTCTGCGCGCTCTGCGCTGAGGGCTGCCTTCTTGAGGCCGAGCTGGACCGGGGCCGGCTGGTCGGGACGCGGCCCGCGGACGGATCCGCCAATCGGGGCCAGGCCTGCGTCAAAGGGCGGTTCCTGACGGCCGAGATTCATGCTTTTTCCGGCCGGTCGATGACGCCGCTCATCCGCCGGGCCGGGCATCTGATCCCGGCGGGGTGGGACGAAGCTTTGGCCGCCGCCGTGGCGGGGCTGCGCGCCGGCTCCGGCCCGTTCGCCGCGATCGTTTCGGCCTGGGATTCCTGCGAAGACCTTTGGGCTTTGCGGGCCTTGACCAGGGATGGCTTTGGTTCCACTGAATTCCGATTGGCCGGGTCGCCCGCCCCGCTCGGCCGAATCCAAGCGGCGGCCGGGATCGGCCCGGCCGAAGGCCTGCCGGATCTGCCCCATGCCGGCTTGGCCGGCATGAAAGCCATCGTCGTCTTTGACGAGGATCTTCCGGTCACGGCGCCGATGGTCGGGCTTGGTGTCGTTCAAGCCGTCCGTCGGGGGGCCCGGCTCATCGTCTTCGGCCCCCACGAAACCTGTCTCGATCGCTCGGCCAAAGTCAGGGTCCGGGCCGGCTCGGAAGAGGCCGCCGAATTCCTGCTCGATCTTCTGGCCGAGCTGTCCGGGTCGGCGGCGGAGCGCGGCGAGTCCGGCTGGGCCGAGCTGCGGAAAGCCTTGCGGGTCCGATCGGAGGGAAACCGGAGGGAGCGCCGGGCTCATCCGGACGAAAAGACGGTCAGGATCGCGGGTATCCTGGACAAGCGCAAGCCCGCCGCGTTCGTTTTCGGACCCCGCTTCGTCGCTGGGGAGTCCGGTCGGCGAAACGCCGCCGCGCTTTGGAACCTGGCCGAGCTCGTCGGTGCGGAGCTTGTCCCGATCGCTTGGGAAGCGAACGCCAGGGGAGGAGCGGCGCTCTTCGGGGCCGAGGCGGCAAGCCCGACTTGCGGCGAGACAATGGCCGCGGCGGGGAGACTCCTGCTGGCCGCCGATGTCCCGCCGGCCGCGGTCCGGCCGGAGGCCTTTGTCGTGGCTCTGGCCGCGTTCGAAGGCCGGTCGTCGGAGCGGGCCGACGTCGTCCTGCCGCGCACCTTGTTCGCCGAACAGGACGGGACTTGGGTCAATCGCGAGGGTCGGATCCAACAATCCCGGGCTGCCGTTCCTCCTCCGGGCGAAGCCCGACCCGTCTGGCGGATCGCTGCGGATCTGGGGCGGGCGATCGGCCGAAGCCCCGGGCCCGCTTCGGCCGACGAAATCATGTCCGAAATCGCGCGGACCGTGCCCGCGTTCGCCGGGGCGGCGGCGTCCCGGCCGGGGCATAATCCCGTCTTCCTGGCCTGGCCGAAACGGCCGGCCGGGCGATTCGCGGCGATCCCCGCGGCCGCCGCGGCCGATGAGCCGGCGGAACCCCTCGGTGATCCGGACGGCTTCCATGGGTTGTCGGCCGGGACGGCTCTAAAGAGCCTGAAGGCGATCCGGAGACGATAG